AAAGGGTCAGAAAGGCCTTAATGAGGCCAAGGGAAATGTGAAGGTCTTTCTGAAAAGCTAGGGTATTTAACTTTTCTCCAACTTCTTTACCTGGCCGTGGCTCAATAATAAAGCATTTCTCGGAGGAAAGGAGtaaatttcccttttctctgtcACCGCCCAGTTCTCCGCATTCTCTTACTCCAGGAGTACTACAGGGAGGAAGGACTCAGCCGACGCGGGTGCCTCCGGGCATCCTGGGAAGTAGTTTCGGGGCGTAGCGGCTACGTCCCAGCATGTCCGTACCCACGAGAACCAGCAGGAAGGTCCCAGGCACAGCCACCTTGGCCAGAGCCTCGAAGCGCTTCCTAGTCCAGTCTCTCCGACAACAAAGGTTTTAATGATCCGCAGCGACACTTACTTTTTGCTCAGTTTCGCCTCGCCGCCGTCTACTTTAACTTCAGCCGCCTGAACTGCAGCCATCTTCCCAGAGGGTGGGACCTAAAGAGGATAAGGGTCGCAAAGCTATTTCCGGGTCACGCTTGGAAGCCCCGCCTCTTCCTGGGGGCGGGCACTTTTCGCGCGCAGCTGCTGCGCAGGCGCAGTGTGGGGATTCGCGGCCGAGGCGTCTGAAGCGTTCCCTCGGTCAGTGGGGCTCGGTGCTCCAGACGCTCGTTAGGGGGCAGCTTTTCTGGTGCCCGGCGTCAGGTATGGCGGAGGCGATGGATTTGGGCAAAGACCCCAATGGGCCCACCCATTCGTCGACTCTGTTCGTGAGGGAGGATGGCAGCTCCATGTCTTTCTACGTTCGACCCAGCCCAGCGAAGCGCCGGCTCTCGACGCTCATTCTGCACGGCGGTGGCACCCTGTGCCGGGTGCAGGAGCCCGGCGCGGTGCTGCTGGCCCAGCCCGGGGAGGCGGCGGCCGAGGCCTCGGGCGACTTCATCTCCACGCAGTACATCCTAGACTGCGTGGAGCGCAATGAGAAGCTCGACTTGGAGGCCTACCGGTTGGGCCAGGCTCCGTCGGCCGACCAGGCCCCAGCGTCGAAGCCCGGGGCTCAGGCCGGGGCCGCCGCCGTCGCGGAGCCCGAGCCACAGCCGCACACGGGGCGTATGGTCTTCACGGACGCGGACGACGTGGCCATCTTGACATACGTGAAGGAACATGCCCGCTCGCCCAGCTCCGTCACGGGCAACGCCTTATGGAAAGCGATGGAGAAGAGCTCGCTCACCCAGCACTCGTGGCAGTCCCTGAAGGACCGCTACCTCAAGCGCCTGCGGGGCCAGGAGCATAAGTACCTGTTGGGGGAGGCCCCAGTGAGCCCCTCCTCCCAGAAACTCAAGCGGAAAGCTGAGCAAGACCCTGAGGCTGCTGATAGCGGGGGTGAGGCCTGCGGCTGCGAGCGCGCGGGCCCCCAGCTGTCGCCTGtgctggggcgggggcggggatcTCCCTACCTTCCGGCGTCCATGTTGGTGTCTTTGGTAACattgcccagcccctcccccctttGACATCGGGGTAAGATTGTACCGTTTACTAATCTCTTTAATTCACTTTTCCAATAATTGACGTGATCCGATattcaaaaggtacaaaaaaTATGGAGAATTCTCCCGTTTCCTGCCCACCAGCTACGCAGTTTTTCCCCCCATAGGCAACGGGGAACCAGCCTTTTTGGTATCTTTTCAGAGATATTTCACAGACtcgttttaaaaaatatttttcctgta
This genomic interval from Vicugna pacos chromosome 9, VicPac4, whole genome shotgun sequence contains the following:
- the TERF2IP gene encoding telomeric repeat-binding factor 2-interacting protein 1, with the protein product MAEAMDLGKDPNGPTHSSTLFVREDGSSMSFYVRPSPAKRRLSTLILHGGGTLCRVQEPGAVLLAQPGEAAAEASGDFISTQYILDCVERNEKLDLEAYRLGQAPSADQAPASKPGAQAGAAAVAEPEPQPHTGRMVFTDADDVAILTYVKEHARSPSSVTGNALWKAMEKSSLTQHSWQSLKDRYLKRLRGQEHKYLLGEAPVSPSSQKLKRKAEQDPEAADSGEPQNKRTPDLPEEEFVKEEIKENEEAVKKMLVEATREFEEIVVDESPDFEIHITMCDDDPPTPEEDSETQPDEEEEEEKVSAPEVGAAIKIIRQLMEKFNLDLSTVTQAFLKNSGELEATSSFLESGQRADGYPIWSRQDDLDLQKDDESTRDALVKKFGAQNVARRIEFRKK